Part of the Rhodospirillaceae bacterium genome is shown below.
CCTCGGCGAGGCGCACATAGGCCTCCGTCGCCGCCTGGGCACGAAGGTTCGAATAGCGGGTAAACTCTGAAAAAAGCGTCAGCCTTGCCCCTGCCGGTTTCCGGCCATCAAGGTATTTGCCGGAAAGCACGCCGAAGGCCAATGGCGAATACGCCAGCAAGCCGCAATCTTCGCGGATCGCAATTTCCGCCAGCCCTACTTCGAAGCTCCGGTTCAGAAGATTGAACGGGTTTTGGATGCTTGCCATGCGCGCCCATCCCTTCATTTCGGCAAGATGAAGATAGCGCATGGCCCCCCATGGCGTTTCGTTGGATATACCGATGGCGCGAATTTTTCCGGCGCGCACAAGACCCTCAAGCACCGCCAGGGTTTCCTCAAGGGGCACGGACTCTTCTTCAACATGGCTGTACCCAAGGGTGCCGAAAATATTCGTGCTGCGATCCGGCCAGTGCAATTGGTAGAGATCGATGTAATCCGTACGCAAGCGACGCAGGCTGGCATCAATGGCGGCTTCGATGTTGCTGCGATCGAG
Proteins encoded:
- a CDS encoding NADP(H)-dependent aldo-keto reductase, with the protein product MEKRKLGRSDIQVSCICLGTMTWGEQNTESEAHAQLDLALDRGVNFIDTAEMYPILPRAETCGRTETYIGNWLKARKNRDKVVLATKVVGQSRFSYIRGGKHCLDRSNIEAAIDASLRRLRTDYIDLYQLHWPDRSTNIFGTLGYSHVEEESVPLEETLAVLEGLVRAGKIRAIGISNETPWGAMRYLHLAEMKGWARMASIQNPFNLLNRSFEVGLAEIAIREDCGLLAYSPLAFGVLSGKYLDGRKPAGARLTLFSEFTRYSNLRAQAATEAYVRLAEGHGLDPAQMALAYVIGRPFVTSAIVGATTMAQLQSNLASAAMSLSSEVLQAIDAIHSQNPNPSP